CCGACACTAGCGCTTGTACACCAATTGAACCAGCAAGTAGAAATCCAAACGAAACGATGAAAGAAAGGGAAAGGACTTTATCTATCATCCATTTAACAAATCCATGTTGAATGTCGTGGTGAATATCCCAGAGCCTATTTAAAGAATGCTGTATGGAATAGAAGACTACGGTTGATGAAAAAAGAAGGGTACCAACTCCTATAGTAGTAGTTATAATACTTCCGTCAGATTCAACTTTATTGAGCATCAATTTAATT
This genomic window from Flavobacteriales bacterium contains:
- a CDS encoding YihY/virulence factor BrkB family protein; the encoded protein is MADTIKDFLRLLWETVLKFIREEGMNHAASLSYYAVFALPPILIILISLIGFFWGQVDIESHLFEEMSTLFGEGGAEQIKLMLNKVESDGSIITTTIGVGTLLFSSTVVFYSIQHSLNRLWDIHHDIQHGFVKWMIDKVLSLSFIVSFGFLLAGSIGVQALVS